In one Nomascus leucogenys isolate Asia chromosome 13, Asia_NLE_v1, whole genome shotgun sequence genomic region, the following are encoded:
- the GCC1 gene encoding GRIP and coiled-coil domain-containing protein 1, with translation MEKFGMNFGGGPSKKDLLETIETQKKQLLQYQARLKDVVRAYKSLLKEKEALEASIKVLSVSHEADVGLAGVQLPGLTFPDSVDDRCSTHSEDSTGTATSLDTAASLTSIKGEFGVEDDIPARGPPPPKSEEASGSESGVSSSSGDGPFAGGEVDKRLHQMKTQLATLTSSLATVTQEKSRMEASYVADKKKMKQDLEDASNKAEEERARLEGELKGLQEQIAETKARLITQQHDRAQEQSDHALMLRELQKLLQEERTQRQDLELRLEETREALAGRAYAAEQMEGFELQTKQLTREVEELKSELQAIRDEKNQPDPRLQELQEEAARLKSHFQAQLQQEMRKTALAEDQLRQQSQVEEQRVAALENQISEVSELLGTYEKAKQKDQLAIQKLKERILQLDLENKTLALAASSRSPLDSHGEESSLDVSVLKDKMEKLKRLLQVAARKSQVTLDMEKLCDLEIMPSSEAADGEKATALYYQQELKQLKEEFERYKMRAQVVLKSKNTKDGNLGKELEAAQEQLAELKEKYISLRLSCEELEHQHQQEADDWKQELVRLQQLHRQELERCQLDFRDRTLKLEEELHKQRDRALAVLTEKDLELEQLRSVALASGLPGRRSPVGGGGPGDPADTSSSDSLTQALQLAVANEPTFFLYAEQLARKEVEITSLRKQKHRLEVEVHQLQDRLLEEGERHSEEVAALQSHIEKNIRDQSREGANLEYLKNIIYRFLTLPDSLGRQQTLTAILTILHFSPEEKQVIMRLPTSASWWPSGKR, from the exons ATGGAGAAGTTTGGGATGAATTTCGGGGGCGGCCCGAGCAAGAAAGACTTGCTGGAGACTATAGAGACGCAGAAGAAGCAGCTTCTCCAGTACCAGGCACGGCTCAAAGATGTGGTCCGTGCCTATAAAAGCCTGCTGAAGGAGAAAGAGGCATTAGAGGCCAGCATCAAGGTGCTGTCGGTATCCCACGAGGCAGATGTGGGCCTCGCAGGTGTCCAGCTTCCAGGCCTCACCTTTCCTGACTCTGTGGATGACCGGTGCTCCACTCACAGCGAGGATAGCACTGGGACCGCCACTAGCTTGGATACTGCGGCCAGTCTCACCAGCATCAAGGGTGAGTTTGGGGTAGAAGATGACATACCGGCCCGTGGACCACCACCTCCAAAGTCCGAAGAGGCCAGTGGGTCCGAGAGTGGCGTTAGCAGTAGCAGTGGGGATGGGCCATTTGCAGGTGGGGAGGTGGACAAAAGACTGCACCAGATGAAGACTCAGTTGGCTACTTTGACCAGTTCTTTGGCCACAGTCACTCAGGAGAAGTCCCGCATGGAGGCTTCTTACGTGGCTGACAAGAAGAAGATGAAGCAGGACTTAGAGGATGCTAGTAAcaaggcagaggaggagagggcCCGCCTGGAGGGAGAATTGAAGGGGCTGCAGGAGCAAATAGCAGAAACCAAAGCCCGGCTTATCACGCAGCAGCATGATCGGGCCCAAGAACAGAGTGACCATGCCTTGATGCTGCGTGAGCTCCAGAAGCTGCTGCAGGAGGAGAGGACCCAGCGCCAGGACTTGGAGCTTAGGTTAGAAGAGACCCGAGAAGCCCTGGCAGGACGAGCATATGCAGCTGAACAGATGGAAGGATTTGAACTGCAGACCAAGCAGCTGACCCGTGAGGTGGAGGAGCTGAAAAGTGAACTGCAGGCCATTCGAGATGAGAAGAATCAGCCAGACCCCCGGCTGCAAGAACTTCAGGAAGAGGCTGCCCGCCTTAAGAGCCATTTCCAGGCTCAGTTACAGCAGGAAATGAGAAAG ACAGCTCTTGCAGAGGATCAACTCCGTCAGCAATCTCAGGTGGAAGAACAGAGGGTGGCAGCCCTGGAGAATCAAATATCTGAGGTGTCTGAGCTGCTAGGCACTTATGAGAAAGCCAAGCAGAAGGACCAGCTGGCCATTCAGAAGCTGAAGGAGCGCATTCTGCAGCTGGACCTGGAGAACAAGACACTGGCTCTAGCAGCCTCCAGCAGGTCCCCTTTAGACAGCCATGGAGAGGAGTCCAGTCTGGATGTCAGTGTCCTGAAAGATAAGATGGAGAAGCTGAAGAGGCTGCTGCAGGTTGCGGCCAGGAAAAGCCAGGTGACCCTGGATATGGAGAAGCTCTGTGACTTGGAGATAATGCCCAGCTCGGAGGCTGCTGATGGGGAGAAGGCTACTGCACTCTATTACCAACAGGAGCTGAAACAGCTGAAGGAAGAGTTTGAGAGGTACAAGATGAGAGCCCAGGTTGTCCTCAAAAGCAAGAATACCAAAGATGGTAACCTGGGAAAGGAGCTGGAGGCAGCCCAGGAACAGCTTGCAGAGCTGAAGGAGAAGTATATCTCCCTGCGGCTCTCCTGTGAGGAGCTGGAGCACCAACACCAGCAGGAGGCTGATGACTGGAAGCAGGAGCTGGTCCGGCTGCAGCAGCTCCACCGGCAGGAGCTGGAGCGGTGCCAGCTGGACTTCAGGGACCGCACACTGAAACTGGAGGAGGAGCTGCACAAGCAGCGGGATCGTGCCCTGGCTGTGCTCACTGAGAAGGACTTGGAACTGGAGCAACTGCGGTCTGTGGCCTTGGCCTCTGGGCTGCCAGGACGCAGAAGTCCTGTGGGTGGTGGCGGTCCTGGGGACCCGGCTGACACATCATCCTCTGATAGCCTGACCCAAGCATTACAACTTGCAGTGGCCAATGAGCCCACTTTCTTTCTGTACGCTGAACAACTGGCCCGCAAGGAGGTGGAGATCACATCACTGAGGAAGCAGAAGCACAGGCTGGAGGTCGAGGTGCATCAGCTGCAGGATCGGCTGCTGGAGGAGGGCGAACGGCATAGTGAGGAGGTTGCAGCCCTGCAGAGCCACATTGAAAAGAATATCAGGGACCAGAGCAGGGAGGGAGCCAATCTGGAGTACCTCAAAAACATCATCTACCGCTTCCTGACCTTACCTGACTCCCTGGGCCGCCAGCAGACTCTCACAGCCATACTGACTATCTTGCACTTCAGTCCAGAGGAGAAACAAGTGATAATGCGACTCCCAACTAGTGCCAGCTGGTGGCCTTCTGGCAAGAGATGA